In Procambarus clarkii isolate CNS0578487 chromosome 5, FALCON_Pclarkii_2.0, whole genome shotgun sequence, the following are encoded in one genomic region:
- the LOC123765267 gene encoding tigger transposable element-derived protein 1, with translation MGPKKINSKVQPKRKHVKMTIEQKQEIIRKHENGMRVVELATQYNKSQSTISTLIAKKKDIMSANVAKGVSIITKQRPQTLEDVEKLLLTWINDKQLSGDSLSETIICEKARLLHDDLIKKSPGTSEADTIDFKASRGWFEKFKKRSGIHNVVRNGKAASLDKEVAETFAAEFKEFVESEGYLPQQVFKCNEMGLFWKKMPKRTYITKEEKALPGHKPMKDRLTLVLCGNASGDLKIKPLLVYHSENPSVFKKYNVDKNKLNVMWRANSKACVTRQCFTEWVNEVFCPAIRTYLQEKSLPLKAVLLLDNAPAHPPGLEESLLEEFSFVTIKLLPSNTTPIQPMDKKIISNFKKLYTRALLRRCLEETSDSSLTLSEFWKSHFHILSCISLIDKAWEEVTQRTMISGWRNLWPVCDPERDFEGFELEPAVPLVEEIVSLGLRLGLELDGADVEELVEEHSEELTTEELLALHKEQQQETAEASSSGEEEEAVQNVPSSTIKKLCRVWEEIQSFVEKTHPEHAKIGRYLNLFNDTVMLYYRQLLLKRRQKQVSLDRYLVRKTARQPQHGPSGMPTKRKRESTPEMSTVPDVSYNGRELHIQPLTPTRLPLSSPSSICRQESSIQVSRSGRVSKKSTKMAIADSPEGSETRCQQNTEETQQSCKDIKVEETMEDDTCRGWACCTDDNEIKVKHEPLEVEGQADSSDCSHNMRVMGEEDRQDMGEEDRKDLVFIDINSMNVKSETSDHNQMILDAPQHFKLSPGTRRSPSAPEASSAHQPPETKFVGMSPRT, from the exons atgggtcccaagaaaatcaatagtaaagttcaacctaagagaaAACATGTGAAGATGACAATAgagcaaaaacaagagatcattcgtaaacatgaaaatggtatgcGGGTTGTTGAACTTGCTacacagtacaacaaatctcagtcaacgatatccaccttaattgctaagaaaaaggacattatgagtgctaatgtaGCAAAAGGTGTATCAATtatcacgaaacaaagaccacaaacacttgaggatgtggaAAAGTTATTGTTAACTTGGATAAACGACAAGCAATTATCGGGTGATAGTCTTTCAGAGACtatcatttgtgaaaaagcaagaCTATTGCATGATGATCTTATAAAGAAAAGCCCCGGAACGAGTGAGGCAGATACGATAGACTTTAAGGCaagtaggggatggtttgagaaatttaagaAAAGAAGTGGTATTCATAATGTTGTGAGGAATGGGAAGGCTGCCAGCTTAGATAAAGAAGTGGCAGAAACATTTGCTGCTGAATTTAAAGAATTTGTAGAGAGTGAGGGATAtctaccacaacaagtgtttaagtgTAATGAGATggggctattctggaaaaaaatgccaaagaggacatacattactaaGGAGGAGAAGgcattgcccggacacaagcctatgaaagataggctaactcttgtgctgtgtggtaaTGCAAGTggggatttgaaaattaaacccttgcttgtttatcattctgaaaatccaagtgttttcaaaaaatataatgtggacaaaaacaaactgaatgtgatgtggagggctaatagTAAGGCATGCGTGACAAGGCAATGTTTTACCGAGTGGGTTAATGAAGTGTTTTGCCCGGCCATCAGaacatatctgcaggagaaaagtttgccactcaaggccgtgCTTCTCctggacaatgctcctgctcatcctccaggcttggaggaGTCATTGTTGGAGGAGTTTAGTTTTGTTACAATAAAGTTGCTTCCTTCTAACACCACTCCTATCCAGCCTATGGACAAGAAAATAATTtctaattttaagaaactttacacCAGGGCACTTCTCCGGAGATGTCTTGAAGAGACTTCGGACTCAAGTCTCACCCTCAGTGAGTTCTGGAAAAGCCATTTTCACATTTTGAGTTGTATAAGTCTCATAGACAAAGCCTgggaagaagtgactcaaagaaccatgatctctggctggagaaatttGTGGCCTGTATGTGATCCAGAacgagactttgaggggtttgagcttgAACCTGCAGTGCCTCTTGTCGAGGAAATTGTTTCTCTGGGCCTGAGATTAGGCTTGGAGTTGGATGGTgccgatgtggaggagttggtggaggaacacagcgaagaactgaccaccgaagaactcctagcccttcacaaggagcagcaacaagagacagctgaggccagttcttcaggggaggaggaggaggcagtacagaatgtcccttcctcaacaattaagaagttgTGTAGAGTATGGGAAGAAattcaaagttttgttgaaaagactcacccagagcaTGCTAAAATAGGCCGTTaccttaacctttttaatgacactgttATGCTTTACTACAGACAATTGTTGTTAAAACGTAGGCAAaagcaagtgtctttagacagatattTAGTGAGAAAAACAGCCAGACAGCCACAACATGGTCCGAGTGGTATGCCTACAAAACGCAAGAGAGAGAGTACTCCAGAAATGTCAACAGTGCCTGATGTATCTTACAATGGAAGGGAACTCCACATCCAACCACTAACACCTACCCgcctccctctctcctcaccatcttccatatgccgacaagaatcctcaatacag GTATCTCGCTCTGGCCGGGTGAGTAAGAAGTCAACAAAGATGGCCATCGCTGATTCACCAGAAGGAAGCGAGACTCGTTGCCAGCAGAATACTGAAGAGACTCAACAGTCCTGCAAGGACATTAAAGTTGAAGAAACTATG GAAGATGACACATGCAGAGGCTGGGCTTGCTGCACAGACGACAATGAAATTAAGGTGAAACATG AGCCGTTGGAAGTGGAGGGTCAGGCAGATTCTAGTGACTGCTCTCATAATATGCGTGTTATGGGAGAGGAAGACAGACAAGATATGGGAGAGGAAGACAGAAAAGACCTCGTCTTCATTGACATTAACTCTATGAATGTGAAAAGTGAAACGTCTGATCACAACCAG ATGATATTAGATGCTCCGCAACATTTCAAACTCTCGCCTGGTACACGAAGATCCCCTTCTGCACCTGAGGCATCCAGTGCACATCAGCCACCCGAGACAAAATTTGTGGGTATGTCGCCAAGAACATAG